The Candidatus Nitrospira nitrosa genomic sequence TCGACGAGGCGATTGCGATGCAGAATGATGTCCGGCAAGGGCTGTCGTCCGCCCTATTTTCCAATGATGTCCGCCGGAGCGAGCGGTTTCTCTCGGCTACGGGGAGCGATTGCGGAATTGCCAATATCAATATCGGCACGTCCGGAGCCGAGATTGGTGGCGCGTTCGGCGGAGAAAAAGAAACCGGCGGCGGCCGCGAGGCAGGATCGGACTCCTGGAAGGCCTATATGCGACGACAAACCAACACGGTCAATTGGGGGACGGAACTGCCGCTGGCCCAAGGCATTAAATTCGGTTCCTAGCAGGCTGTTGACAAAGTCATCCGGCGGCGTTCTCGCATCGCTCAGAGGTTCAACGTACCAAAGCGTATGCCTGACCTCCTCCCTCGCTGCGGTCTTGCCGGAAGGCTTTTTTGAGCATCCTCACATGAGTGACGTGTGAATGCTGCAGGGAATATTCCAGCTCCCAAGCTTTTCCACAATCTGCTATGCGAGGTGCGATCATGATGGATGAAGCCCAGACCCTGGACAATCTCATGGCACGAATGGTGGCCGACTATGTTGAGCATAACCAGGCTGCCGGCGTCCTGAAGGCCATGCTGGACGGAACCGGTGTCGGATTCATGCCGGTCGTCGACCATGTCACCATCAGAACCTTGGATATTGACCGAGGCGCTGAACCCTTTGTGACCTTAGGCTATGCACACGATGAAACCTTGCAGTATGCCGACTGGTACGCGAAGGTGTATCGCAAAAGTGGATACCCCAGTCTGTTCGTGGATCAGGCCTACCCCGATGAACGGGGCAAGACCAGTATCATTCCCGGCTGGGTGAACAAATTC encodes the following:
- a CDS encoding VOC family protein; amino-acid sequence: MMDEAQTLDNLMARMVADYVEHNQAAGVLKAMLDGTGVGFMPVVDHVTIRTLDIDRGAEPFVTLGYAHDETLQYADWYAKVYRKSGYPSLFVDQAYPDERGKTSIIPGWVNKFGDKVFHHVAVRVEEIEQAVARLKQNGVVFAGNIVGERGGHLRQIFSSPEMVDGQPFTVLELAERHRGYLGFLPPQADNLMKSSTGK